Proteins encoded together in one Musa acuminata AAA Group cultivar baxijiao chromosome BXJ3-6, Cavendish_Baxijiao_AAA, whole genome shotgun sequence window:
- the LOC135640622 gene encoding LOB domain-containing protein 27-like — MTVKGGTNQSCAACKYQRRRCAADCPLAAYFPADQPKQFLNCHRLFGVSNILKIINRLDPPEQAEAMKSIIYEANIRDRDPVHGCLGLIRSLHLHIHHLEQELEATNSQLVLHRHHQLAASSSSSSSSTMIDGAASYLLLDNGISIVESCSIADNNDINMKAVERFWAHHSSTLHAPMDDEISPDFDAIDEDGAYESSSESPLKDTMHSAMAHVSRNELKSAAACFTLTSAVN, encoded by the exons ATGACGGTGAAGGGGGGGACGAACCAATCATGCGCGGCATGCAAGTACCAGCGGCGGAGATGTGCGGCGGATTGCCCACTCGCCGCCTACTTCCCGGCCGACCAGCCGAAGCAGTTCCTGAACTGCCACCGCCTGTTCGGCGTCAGCAACATCCTCAAGATCATTAACCGCCTCGACCCGCCGGAGCAGGCCGAGGCCATGAAGTCCATCATCTACGAGGCCAACATCCGCGACCGCGACCCCGTTCATGGCTGCCTCGGCCTCATCCGCTCCCTGCACCTGCATATCCACCACTTGGAGCAGGAGCTCGAGGCCACCAACAGTCAGCTCGTGctccaccgccaccaccagctcgccgcctcctcctcctcctcctcctcttctaccATGATCGATGGCGCCGCCAGCTACCTTCTCCTCGACAACGGCATCTCCATCGTCGAGAGCTGCAGCATCGCCGACAACAACGACATCAACATGAAGGCGGTGGAACGTTTCTGGGCTCACCATTCTTCCACCCTGCATGCCCCGATGGACGATGAGATCTCACCCGACTTCGACGCCATAGACGAAGACGGAGCCTACGAATCAAG CTCCGAGTCTCCGCTCAAGGACACGATGCACTCGGCGATGGCTCACGTCTCACGGAACGAACTCAAGAGCGCCGCCGCTTGCTTCACTCTCACCAGCGCTGTCAACTGA